In Zingiber officinale cultivar Zhangliang chromosome 1A, Zo_v1.1, whole genome shotgun sequence, a genomic segment contains:
- the LOC122008649 gene encoding zinc finger protein 4-like has translation MESGEENCCENLSLELCLQPSRPFVFTCNYCDRKFTTSQALGGHQNKHKVERKRLREQLQSGRHDSAAGNRTVEARESSMAARTTAWWGSLLYSSATGVDDAAAGEIIDLSLKL, from the coding sequence ATGGAGTCAGGGGAAGAGAATTGCTGCGAGAACCTGAGCCTGGAACTGTGTCTCCAGCCGTCACGGCCCTTCGTCTTCACCTGCAACTACTGCGACCGCAAGTTCACCACCTCGCAGGCGCTCGGCGGCCACCAGAACAAGCACAAGGTGGAAAGAAAGCGCCTCCGGGAACAGTTGCAGAGCGGCCGGCATGATTCGGCTGCAGGTAATCGCACGGTGGAAGCGAGGGAGAGCAGCATGGCGGCAAGGACGACGGCGTGGTGGGGATCGCTTCTCTACTCCTCCGCCACCGGAGTCGATGATGCTGCCGCCGGAGAAATC